Proteins encoded by one window of Lathyrus oleraceus cultivar Zhongwan6 chromosome 1, CAAS_Psat_ZW6_1.0, whole genome shotgun sequence:
- the LOC127076515 gene encoding pentatricopeptide repeat-containing protein At4g16390, chloroplastic, translating into MAHAYPLCSSPSSTRISFPYSFTNPKFPNRKFKTFFSFQPPNSLEDAKHNHPHANSSTLSKSKIWVNPKILRSNRVWSKSQNAMSSLAKLQSSNLNEQQVSEILQGLGDSVTESNAKHILRNIANPDIAMLALNYFHKKIKRERLVVLYNVLFKLFKEIKDFEQAEKVFEEMLQRGVKPDVVTFSTLIRCASVCSLPQKSVELFERMPSFGCEPDHHVYSSMIYAYARTGNVDMALKLYEDAKNEKWPLKTVVFSTLIKMHGLLGNYDQCFSVYIDMKALGVKPNMTMYNTLLYAMARGKRARGAKLVYEEMKNNGFSPLWATYSAVLEAYSRARLSKEALSVYKEMKEKGMTMNNVLYGMLLDMCADVGCVDEAIEIFEDMKQSEACEPDVVSYSSLINMYSCLGKVSEAEAMFNEMISHGLEPNIKVLTMFVHCYGKAKRTDDVVNIFNRFWKTGITPDDRLWDCLLNVMTELPKEELSKMTNCIEKANPKLGYIVTCLTEGSEDDGYFIREASKFLSSADGDVKKSLCNSLLDLCFNLGVQDRARDLLDLGLRLNIYSDIQSRSETQWCLHLKRLSIGAAMTAFHVWVEDLSKAFESGEELPQLLGISTVPWRYGLSEKEKVLATVFESYLKELSAPFHKTTKMADWFCTARDAKSWLQSRGSTQIADLFY; encoded by the coding sequence ATGGCTCATGCTTACCCTCTCTGTTCTTCCCCTTCTTCTACTCGCATTTCATTCCCTTATTCCTTCACCAATCCCAAATTCCCCAACCGCAAATTCAAAACCTTTTTCTCTTTCCAACCTCCCAATTCTCTTGAAGATGCTAAACACAATCACCCTCATGCTAATTCTTCAACTTTATCCAAATCTAAAATCTGGGTCAATCCCAAAATCCTCAGATCCAATCGAGTTTGGAGCAAATCCCAGAACGCCATGTCATCTCTCGCCAAACTCCAGTCGTCTAATCTTAATGAGCAACAAGTTTCTGAAATTCTCCAGGGTTTGGGAGACAGTGTTACAGAAAGTAATGCAAAGCACATTCTCCGTAACATAGCAAACCCTGATATTGCAATGCTTGCTCTTAATTACTTCCACAAGAAGATTAAACGGGAAAGACTTGTTGTTCTTTACAATGTGTTGTTTAAGCTTTTTAAAGAAATTAAGGATTTTGAACAAGCAGAGAAGGTGTTTGAGGAAATGCTTCAGAGAGGAGTCAAGCCTGATGTTGTTACGTTTTCCACTTTGATTAGATGTGCTTCTGTTTGTTCTTTGCCACAGAAATCCGTGGAGTTGTTTGAGAGGATGCCTTCTTTCGGTTGTGAGCCGGATCATCATGTGTACTCGTCTATGATTTATGCTTATGCTCGCACGGGGAATGTTGATATGGCTTTGAAATTATATGAGGATGCGAAAAATGAGAAATGGCCTCTTAAGACAGTTGTATTCTCTACTTTGATTAAGATGCATGGTTTGTTGGGAAACTATGATCAGTGTTTCAGCGTTTATATTGATATGAAGGCTCTTGGTGTTAAGCCGAATATGACGATGTATAACACTTTGCTATATGCAATGGCGAGAGGTAAGAGGGCAAGGGGTGCTAAGCTTGTATACGAAGAGATGAAAAATAATGGATTTTCGCCACTTTGGGCAACCTATTCAGCTGTCTTGGAAGCTTATTCGAGAGCACGGTTAAGTAAAGAAGCTTTGAGTGTGTATAAGGAAATGAAGGAAAAGGGGATGACTATGAATAATGTTCTTTACGGCATGCTTCTTGACATGTGTGCCGATGTTGGCTGTGTAGATGAAGCTATTGAAATATTTGAAGATATGAAGCAATCTGAGGCTTGCGAGCCCGACGTTGTCTCATACTCATCCTTGATTAACATGTATTCATGCCTAGGGAAAGTTTCGGAGGCAGAAGCCATGTTTAATGAAATGATAAGCCATGGATTGGAGCCTAACATTAAGGTTCTCACAATGTTTGTTCATTGCTACGGAAAGGCCAAACGAACCGATGATGTTGTGAATATATTTAATCGATTCTGGAAAACTGGCATCACTCCTGACGACCGGTTGTGGGATTGTCTTTTGAATGTGATGACCGAACTTCCAAAAGAAGAGCTCAGTAAGATGACAAACTGCATCGAGAAAGCTAACCCAAAGCTTGGTTATATTGTGACATGTTTGACGGAAGGGAGCGAGGATGATGGATATTTTATAAGGGAAGCATCAAAATTTTTAAGTTCAGCTGATGGTGATGTAAAGAAGTCCTTATGCAACAGTCTACTCGATCTTTGTTTCAACCTTGGTGTGCAAGACAGAGCTCGTGACCTTCTTGACTTGGGATTGAGGCTTAACATATATAGCGATATACAATCGAGATCTGAAACTCAGTGGTGTTTGCACCTAAAAAGACTCTCGATTGGAGCTGCTATGACTGCGTTTCATGTTTGGGTTGAAGACTTGTCTAAGGCTTTTGAATCAGGCGAGGAGCTTCCACAATTACTTGGAATTTCTACTGTCCCTTGGAGATACGGGCTATCAGAGAAAGAGAAAGTCTTGGCTACTGTATTTGAATCATATCTGAAGGAACTTAGTGCTCCTTTCCATAAGACTACTAAAATGGCTGACTGGTTTTGTACTGCAAGAGATGCAAAGTCATGGCTGCAATCCAGAGGTTCAACTCAAATTGCCGATCTTTTCTATTGA
- the LOC127076484 gene encoding pentatricopeptide repeat-containing protein At4g16390, chloroplastic, producing the protein MASRLYSSLSNTPLFISISTPSPSSSSCSRNFKFKTFSHLSQSSVHHQVTDSSSSPKTKIWVNPNGANSKPFRNKPFNSRTSFLLQLAASLDSCDPTQQQVSAILNSLGDDAVTERDAVFILDKMINPKTAPVVLRYLRDKFQYNEVVLYNVTLKVFRKCNDFEGARKVFDEMLRRGVKPDNITFTTMINCARMSAMPDKAVEWFEKMPGLGCEPDAITCSAMVCAYAETNQVDFALRLYDFAKIEKWHIDAVAFSALIKMFDLSGNYDGCLNIHLEMKSLGVKPKVETYNSLLVAMLRGKRHWQAKTIHQEMISNGVLPDFITYSTLLRVYTSAQYDEDALGVYKEMKGKGVHVTVDLYNVLLTMCAKVGSNDEALEIFEDMKSSGTCLPDRWTFSALSNVYSNRGKVSEVEGVLGEMIKSGFKPDIFVLVSLINCYGKAKQIDEVVNVFDRFLKLGIIPDDRLCGCLLNVMTQAPKEELGNLINCVEKANTKLGYVVRYLVEGQDSDGDFRKDASELINLIDTKAKRPICNCLIDLCVNLNLPDRADTLLSIGLMHGIYRSMQSRSQTKLSLHLKNLSIGAAMTAFHAWINDLSKALESGEKFPPLLGINTGRGKLKNSGKGIASVIESHLKELNVPFLGDPKKAGWFLVTKEAAESWLESRGST; encoded by the coding sequence ATGGCTTCTCGTCTTTACTCTTCACTCTCTAATACTCCTCTTTTTATCTCAATTTCCACCCcttcaccttcttcttcttcttgcAGTCGCAATTTCAAATTCAAAACTTTTTCCCACCTCAGCCAATCGTCTGTACACCACCAGGTTACAGATTCTTCATCTTCACCCAAAACCAAAATTTGGGTCAATCCTAATGGCGCCAATTCGAAACCTTTCCGAAACAAACCCTTTAACTCTAGGACCAGTTTTCTCCTTCAACTCGCCGCGTCTTTGGACTCGTGTGATCCCACTCAGCAACAAGTCTCTGCGATTCTCAACTCTTTAGGAGACGATGCCGTCACAGAACGAGACGCCGTGTTCATTCTTGATAAGATGATCAACCCCAAAACTGCACCCGTTGTTCTTAGATACCTTAGAGACAAATTTCAATATAATGAAGTGGTTCTTTACAATGTCACCCTCAAAGTGTTTAGGAAATGTAATGATTTTGAAGGAGCACGGAAGGTGTTTGATGAAATGCTTCGAAGAGGGGTCAAGCCGGATAACATTACGTTTACGACTATGATTAACTGTGCTAGGATGTCTGCTATGCCGGATAAGGCTGTGGAGTGGTTCGAGAAGATGCCGGGTTTGGGATGTGAACCTGATGCCATCACGTGCTCAGCTATGGTGTGTGCGTATGCAGAAACTAATCAGGTTGATTTTGCTCTACGACTGTATGATTTTGCAAAAATAGAGAAATGGCATATTGATGCAGTGGCATTCTCAGCCTTGATTAAAATGTTTGACTTGTCTGGAAACTATGATGGGTGCTTGAATATACACTTAGAAATGAAGAGTCTTGGTGTGAAGCCTAAAGTGGAAACGTATAACAGTTTGTTGGTTGCCATGTTGAGAGGTAAGAGGCATTGGCAAGCCAAGACTATACATCAAGAGATGATAAGTAATGGAGTTTTGCCGGATTTTATAACTTATTCAACTCTTTTGCGAGTATATACTAGTGCACAATATGACGAAGACGCTCTTGGCGTTTATAAAGAGATGAAAGGGAAAGGAGTGCATGTGACTGTAGATCTCTATAATGTGCTTTTAACTATGTGTGCAAAAGTTGGCTCTAATGATGAAGCTCTAGAGATATTTGAAGACATGAAAAGTTCTGGGACTTGCCTTCCTGACAGATGGACTTTTTCAGCCTTGAGTAATGTATATTCCAACCGTGGGAAAGTTTCCGAGGTGGAAGGGGTGTTGGGTGAAATGATCAAATCGGGTTTCAAACCTGATATTTTTGTTTTGGTATCACTTATCAATTGCTATGGAAAAGCTAAGCAAATTGACGAGGTTGTGAATGTATTTGATCGATTCTTGAAACTGGGCATCATTCCAGATGATCGCTTATGTGGTTGTCTGCTGAATGTTATGACACAAGCACCAAAGGAAGAGCTTGGTAATCTAATAAATTGTGTTGAGAAGGCCAATACAAAACTCGGGTATGTGGTAAGATATTTGGTGGAAGGGCAAGATAGTGATGGGGATTTCAGAAAGGATGCCTCAGAACTTATAAATTTAATTGACACTAAAGCAAAGAGACCTATATGTAATTGTCTGATTGATCTTTGTGTCAATCTGAATCTACCCGACAGAGCGGACACCCTTCTTAGCATAGGGTTGATGCATGGAATATATAGGAGTATGCAATCAAGATCTCAAACAAAGTTGTCTTTGCACCTGAAGAACCTCTCAATTGGAGCTGCTATGACTGCATTTCATGCTTGGATAAATGACTTATCTAAGGCTTTGGAATCGGGCGAGAAGTTTCCACCACTACTTGGAATTAATACAGGGCGAGGAAAACTTAAGAATTCAGGCAAGGGTATAGCTAGTGTAATTGAATCACATTTGAAGGAACTCAATGTTCCGTTCCTTGGAGATCCAAAGAAAGCTGGATGGTTTTTGGTTACAAAGGAAGCAGCCGAATCATGGCTGGAATCCAGGGGTTCAACCTAA
- the LOC127076504 gene encoding uncharacterized protein LOC127076504, which produces MKMELNRQEKGTSVIFIIICDHLQLFRKMVDEQSRYIYDRLSQHASVCGKKAKSSCVVGQSSGTTEGSSFRGHESPNLNDAHVVVVHAPDVVIQALDISLHTHVTHPPT; this is translated from the exons ATGAAGATGGAGTTGAATAGGCAAGAAAAAGGAACAAgtgtcatcttcatcatcataTGTGATCACCTTCAATTATTTAG AAAAATGGTTGACGAACAGTCGAGGTATATATATGATCGATTATCTCAACATGCTTCAGTGTGTGGAAAGAAAGCTAAATCTTCATGTGTGGTTGGACAATCATCTGGTACTACTGAGGGATCATCGTTTCGTGGTCACGAATCTCCAAATCTTAATGATGCACATGTTGTTGTCGTACATGCTCCTGATGTTGTTATACAAGCTCTTGATATTTCCTTACATACTCATGTTACACATCCTCCCACTTGA